A DNA window from Bacteroidales bacterium contains the following coding sequences:
- a CDS encoding RluA family pseudouridine synthase, with translation MKIIHSHKVEEDITGTVRLSDYIVNIFPLLPTKSSVKKAVKKGLIIIDGKPGTTGTQISKGQIIELTESSNPDPKIFELKFDVIYEDEYIAVVNKPPGINVSGNEFGTIENALLFNIKRSKKEDALIKPKPVHRLDNQTSGLLLIAKTRNAQVNLGDQFEKKQVRKKYTAVVIGKTPKEGEINIPVNDKEAGTSFKLIMTEASLKFDHLSLIELIPITGRTHQLRIHCYKTGFPVLGDNLYKNENFILKGKGLFLCSTQIEFLHPNTKEELVFKILYPAKFDKIIEREKRRNELSL, from the coding sequence ATTAAAATAATACACAGCCATAAAGTAGAAGAAGATATCACCGGAACTGTCCGATTAAGTGATTATATCGTAAATATTTTCCCGCTTTTACCTACAAAATCTTCAGTTAAAAAAGCCGTTAAAAAAGGTTTAATAATAATTGACGGAAAACCGGGAACAACAGGAACTCAAATTTCTAAAGGACAAATAATTGAATTAACAGAATCTTCAAATCCTGATCCTAAAATATTTGAACTTAAATTTGATGTAATTTATGAAGATGAATATATTGCAGTTGTAAATAAACCGCCCGGAATAAACGTCAGCGGAAACGAGTTCGGAACAATTGAGAATGCTTTATTATTCAATATAAAACGATCGAAAAAAGAAGATGCCTTGATAAAACCAAAACCGGTTCATCGATTGGACAATCAAACATCAGGACTGTTGCTTATCGCAAAAACACGCAATGCTCAAGTAAATTTGGGAGACCAATTTGAAAAAAAACAAGTAAGAAAAAAATACACCGCAGTTGTAATAGGAAAAACACCTAAAGAAGGCGAAATTAATATTCCCGTAAACGATAAAGAAGCCGGTACTTCATTCAAACTAATTATGACAGAAGCCTCTTTAAAATTTGATCACCTCTCATTAATTGAACTAATACCGATCACGGGAAGAACTCATCAACTCAGGATACATTGTTACAAAACAGGTTTTCCTGTTTTGGGAGATAACTTATATAAAAATGAGAATTTTATTTTAAAAGGTAAAGGCTTGTTTTTATGTTCAACGCAAATTGAATTTTTACACCCGAATACAAAAGAAGAACTTGTATTCAAAATACTTTATCCGGCAAAATTTGATAAAATAATTGAAAGAGAAAAAAGAAGAAATGAATTAAGTTTATGA